AGATCATGAGGATGCAATGGTTGCAACCGTTTATAAGGTGATGCTTTCTAATGGCACCAAGCTCATTTTAAAAATACATGAACGTTTAAACGATTATTTCAGAGAAATTTATTTTTTGAAATATTTCGCAGATAAATTACCTGTTCCTCGCATTGTCGAAGCCGTACAGCCAGATAGAGGCACCTGTGGAGCTATTTTAATGGAATACCTACCTGGGGCTTTACTTAAAGAAACGAAATTTACAACCAGCCTAGCTTACGAATTGGGCTCTCAGCTTGCATGTATTCACCTCAATCGGATCCCTACCTACGGTGATCCAATTCAACGAGATCATTTGAGTAACAATCCACGCGCCTATTTTACATTCAAATTTAAAGAGGGTTTAGATGAATGTAGAAACCATCTGCCTAAAAAACTCATTGAACAATGCCAATCCTATTATGATGCACATCTCGATCTCTTAAATTCTGTAGACGGTCCTTGCATGGTCCATCGTGATTTTCGTCCAGGGAATCTAATTATTTATAATGGCAAACTGCAAGGAATTATCGATTGGGCTGGAGCACGCGCAAGTTTTGCAGAGGAAGATTTTTGCCTTCTAGAGCATGGAGGATGGCCAAATAACCCAAATTGCAAAAAATCTTTTTTAGAGGGTTATGCAAGCATACGCCCTATTCCTGATTACAAAGATCTCATGCCATTTTTACGCGTGAATATAGCGATTGCAACGATTGGCTTTACAGTCAAACGCGGAACTTGGAAAAACACTCACAAGCGCATATACAAGTTTAATCGACACTTTCTCGAAGTTTTTCTTCAAAACGTCTCTTTTTTCTCAAAATAACAATCTCAGGAGCATTCACCAACTACCAGAGTTTTGGTAAATCCCTGAATCATTCATTGAGACCATGCAACAACACAGTGAAAAGCTCTTTTAATATCAAAACATACACAGAAGTCTCTTGTAATGAATCAATTTTTTTGTTAGGAATAAAACGATTACTTTTTTTAAAACTTAGCTAGATGATTGCTTGCAGTGATGCTCTCAATGGAGATTCAATGGCTTTTTCAAAGGTACTTTACTTCATGACGATGTTTTTCACAACCACCTCAATGATTGCAGAAAGCAAAACACCCAAAATTGCTGTTGTAGGAGCTGGATTGGCAGGATTGACAACCGCATATCGTTTGCAACAAAAAGGCATGGATGTTGATGTTTATGAAGCTCGCAGCCGAGTTGGTGGAAGAATTCTCACTGCAAAGGTTAGAGGCCACATTGCGGAATTAGGTGGACAAAACATCACAGACGGTGGAGAAGCAAAGAATATGCGCCGTTTAATTGAAGAATTGGATCTTGAATTAATAAGTGATACAGTTTCTCTAAATTATGCCTATTACACAGGAAAAGAACTCATATTTGCAGAACAACTTTTAAGAAACAATCCATTTGATCCAGAAAACCTCAGAATAAAACTAAATAAGCTTATGCAAGAATCGACGACAATGCGTGATGTATTGCGTGGAATCCTTGAAGAAGAAAATCCCCTTTACAAAACTTTAGCTGTCAGATTAGCGGGTTATGAGGGGGCCACAATCGAAAAACTTTCCCCTATATATACAGAGACATTGTATCATATGCTTCTTGGTGGCTTGTCAGCAGTTCATCAAGGGGCTGGGACAGAAACCTATATTGATCTTTTGAGCATTAAAGGTGGAAATGCATTACTTCCAGAAAAACTTGCCCAAAAACTAGAAGGCAAACTCCATCTCAATACCCCTCTAAAAAGAGTCTCAAAGAACTTAGACCATACCTTTGCTTTAACATTTCAGGATGATCAAATCGTAACAGCAGATATTCTTGTATTAGCAATCCCCTGTTCAGTCTATCAAGAGATCATTTTTGACCAAAATATTCTACCCCTAACTAGACTTCAAGACATACAAAAGGTGCAATATGGCACGAATGCCAAAATCTTGATCCCTTTTTCCACTCCCCCTCCAGCAAGAATAGGATTCTTTAATGACCATCTGGGCTGCTTCTTCGATGTAAATTGCAATATTCTCACCTTGTATTACACTGACATTACAAGTCGATTCTCAGCTGAAACTATTATGGAGACCTATCAACAAGATAGGCCTATGTTAGAAATAGGGTTTGGAAATGCTTTACCACCTTTTTCTACTCCGGTATTAGCAGAAGATCAATCTTTTGCTTCCTATGAAAACCCTGTGGGCTATAGTTGGCCAAATGATCCCTATGCAAAAGGTTCCTATTCTTACATTGCTCCAGGCCAAGAAGCCCAATTGACTACAATAAAAGAAGAGCAAGGCGAAAAAGTTAAGGTACTTTTTGCTCCCATCAACCAACAACTTTATTTTGCTGGCGAGCATACCTCCATTTTACTGGAAGCTCCTGGAACAATGGAAGCTGCCTGTGAATCAGGAGAACGCACATCGCGTATGATTATAAATTCCGTCAATCTTTGAACTATTAGTTTTGCTTCCAAACTTTCAACTGTGCCAAAATTGACGAAACCTCATCCAAAATTAGTTCCTGCATTTGATCGACTTCTCTAAGTTTAAATATTATTTATTGAGTTTATAATCGATGAGCATGTACAAAGCACTTTTCTGCCCATCCGTTAGCTCATTACTATCCAAAAGAGGCATAAGATATTGTAAACCTGAAATAATCCTTTCCTCGCCTTTTTCATTTTCAGTTGAAGGATATTCAATGGATTGCAATTTGGTTTCCACGATTTCCTCAACTTGCTCCAAATCAAATTCTGAGGGATCTACTGAAGTCAATATGCTTCGATAGATTTCTAATTGTTCACGTAAAGCATTGAATGCATTTTTTGTGTCTGACAATTTTTCGGTATCTAACAAATCTTGCATTGTGCATGCAAAGGGAACTTTGGAATAGCTCGATTTGCTGTTTCGGCGCCTCTTCCTTGCCCACATTTCTCGGTCCGATTGTAATGCCATGACGATGAGGAAAAGACGTGGATCTATCTGCTTTTGATTAAACAAAGCAGGATTTTCAATTGTTACCGTCCAATTCTCTTTCCAACGGAAGAAAGGTCTGTATAGTGTTACCATGGAAATATCGGTCACAGGGTCTTTTAAAGTATAGCGTGTTCCCCAAAAATTCAATTTAGCAATAGCAAGTATTTCTCTTGTTGGAGAAATGATGTCAAATGTAGGAAAAAAAGTAAAAATTCGTTCTTCGACTATCCCAAGGGGATTATCCATGGCATCAATTACATCGAATACCGCTCCCCATGACAACCAACGAGCTTTTGCTCTTGACTCAAGTTGATCATAAATATCCCGGAATTCATATTCGATCATCCAAGAAATAAACTTGCGATGGATGTAGCCCAATCTATATTCTTTTGTCTCAATATCAAAATCGGATGTCCATGAAAACCATCGCTGATTAACAGTAAATTGCTCAGGTAAAGGATCGGGAAGTTGTGCGGATAATGAGGCTCTTAAAAGCCCAAAAGATGCCAATGTAAAAATAATATGTTTCAACATTTTCTATTCGCTTTAAATTTTTGTATAAATCTTTAAAAGATGCCTTGCAGATTATAATGATGGGAAATAATTGTAAATGCTCACGCAATCTCAGAAATCAATTGATCCATGTAACCCTGTTGAAATTTAATTCAACTTTCCAAAAACACTTAGCAAGCAGGAACTCTGATTTCAGTTGGAAGCTTCAACACAATTGATTGATCAATGATTTTTTGCTCTTGATCTGCTACCCGTTGATGATCGTCTGCTATTTTAGATCTCTGAGATCTTAAATCATCCACACGCTTGATATAAACAGTTCATTCAGCCAGAAGTTTAAGTATTTCATGATTAATCCGATCCATCTCCACTCAAATGTAAGCGATATTACAACAATTTTGTTTGGCGATTTCATAAAAAGCACTCAATATATCTAGCCCTAGATCGCGTTGGCCAAACTCCCAAAAATAGCTTGTTTAATACCAAGAATTTTCATGGAAAAGATATCTAAAGATAAGGTTTTGATTGTTTCCTTTGAGAAGGATTGTCTACGATCTGTAAACTTTCTCAAAGCTTCTCGCATAGACATAATCCCTATCCCCGAACTTTTGATTGGGAAAAATCAAAAACTGATTTAAGCTATTGCCAAATCTTATTAGAGATAAAACTTAAAATCGAAGTGAAAGGGGTTAATTATGGCATTAGTCGAAAAAATCAATGATGGCATCAAAGAAGCAATGAAAAGCCGAGATCAAATTAGACTCGATACCTTGCGAATGCTAAAATCAAAAATATTAGCTGTGGATGCTCGCTGCAACCTCCCAGACGCAGAAGTTTTAAAGCTATTTAAGACTTACTTTGGCAGCCTAAAAGAAGCCCTGGAACAAGCTCAAACTTTTAATCGACCGGACATCGCAGAGAAATTAAAAAGTGAGCTGGAAATTGTGCAAGAATTTTTACCTAAAGCTCTTTCTCCTGAAGAAACCAAAAAAATCGTCATTCAAGCCATCGCGGATTCTGGAGCCAAAACAAAGAAGGATTTTGGATTGGTGATGAAGAGCATTATGAAACTTAACAATTCAGTTGACGGCAAACTGGCCAAAGACTTGGCAAATCAATTATTGTCCGATTAGGCAAAGAGGAAAAACTATTGGTTCGGGGAAAGGCCATGCTGATTCCCGAACCTCGAAATTAACATAGCGCAAAATCACCAACCTGTATTTGGGAAAACTATTAACTGTAAATACTTTAATTTTTTTTTATTTATGCCCATTCCTTTTAAGTAATGGTGCACCTAAATTTTCTTGAAAAACCACCTTTAAATACTAATCTAAGGGCTAATTTTAGCAATGCCGGGAAACTAGAATTGGATGAATAGCTTTTTAGTCCTTCCTCATCTTGGTTGATATTCGGATAAATTTCACTATCCGACTACCAGAGGGTTTCACTTGCGACAGTTTCAGTGGTTCCTTCAATGACAGATTGTTCAGTATTGTGTTCTAAGCTTCCCCATTATGTCATTAAAGCAAGTGTTTTTCGGAAACGAGTCAGGGATATCGAAAACAAGATAGCCCCAATTACAGCCAGAGAAAGAAGCTGTGGCCAAACAATCGATAGACCAGCTCCTCGATACAACACAGCCTGCGCGAACATCACAAAATGCGTGTTGGGGGCCACCAACATAATGTTCTGAATCCATCCAGGCATGCTTTCACGAGGAGTGACAGCACCAGAAAGGATCTCCAAAGGTAAAAGGACAAGTATCACAAGTAGGGAGAACTGAGGCATGGAGCGAGCCATCGTGCCAAGAAAAATGCCCAGAGAGGTAGTGGCAAACAAATGCATAAATGTCCCTGTTAGGAATAATAGATAGGAACCTTTAACGGGCATTCCAATCAGCATTTGTATAATTAGCACTAATGAGACGAATGAAGTGATCATAACGACTAGCGCCATGGACCATATTTTGCTAAGCATAATTTCGAATGGGGTAACGGGCATCACTAACAGATGCTCCACAGTCCCGTGTTCTCTTTCCCTGATCAAAGCTGCTCCAGTCAAAATAGCCGAAAGCAAAGTAATGTTGCTGATAAGCTCCATCACTCCACCAAACCAACTTTCCGTCAAATTGGGATTGAAAAATATCCTAAAGGGTACATCTACTTGAAATGATTTGTTGATCCGGTGCCCTTGTAAAAAGGCCATGACCTCGGTCATTATAATCTGTTCGACCTGTTCATTGCCTATTAAAGCTTGGTTTACTCGAGTCGCATCAATGTTTAGCTGAACTATAGGTTTTCTTCCCCCAAGCACATCTTGCTCAAATTTGGTTGGAATGACGATCGAAAAAGTATCAAAACCGGAATTCATCCGTTCCTCAACTTCATTAAGAGTGATTAGCGTCGGTGCGCTGAAATAAGGGAGATAA
Above is a window of Parachlamydia acanthamoebae DNA encoding:
- a CDS encoding phosphotransferase enzyme family protein, with the translated sequence MQFNKINMNYHLVTFFQQHLNLQHAAFILIDHEDAMVATVYKVMLSNGTKLILKIHERLNDYFREIYFLKYFADKLPVPRIVEAVQPDRGTCGAILMEYLPGALLKETKFTTSLAYELGSQLACIHLNRIPTYGDPIQRDHLSNNPRAYFTFKFKEGLDECRNHLPKKLIEQCQSYYDAHLDLLNSVDGPCMVHRDFRPGNLIIYNGKLQGIIDWAGARASFAEEDFCLLEHGGWPNNPNCKKSFLEGYASIRPIPDYKDLMPFLRVNIAIATIGFTVKRGTWKNTHKRIYKFNRHFLEVFLQNVSFFSK
- a CDS encoding flavin monoamine oxidase family protein — translated: MAFSKVLYFMTMFFTTTSMIAESKTPKIAVVGAGLAGLTTAYRLQQKGMDVDVYEARSRVGGRILTAKVRGHIAELGGQNITDGGEAKNMRRLIEELDLELISDTVSLNYAYYTGKELIFAEQLLRNNPFDPENLRIKLNKLMQESTTMRDVLRGILEEENPLYKTLAVRLAGYEGATIEKLSPIYTETLYHMLLGGLSAVHQGAGTETYIDLLSIKGGNALLPEKLAQKLEGKLHLNTPLKRVSKNLDHTFALTFQDDQIVTADILVLAIPCSVYQEIIFDQNILPLTRLQDIQKVQYGTNAKILIPFSTPPPARIGFFNDHLGCFFDVNCNILTLYYTDITSRFSAETIMETYQQDRPMLEIGFGNALPPFSTPVLAEDQSFASYENPVGYSWPNDPYAKGSYSYIAPGQEAQLTTIKEEQGEKVKVLFAPINQQLYFAGEHTSILLEAPGTMEAACESGERTSRMIINSVNL
- a CDS encoding GatB/YqeY domain-containing protein, with the protein product MALVEKINDGIKEAMKSRDQIRLDTLRMLKSKILAVDARCNLPDAEVLKLFKTYFGSLKEALEQAQTFNRPDIAEKLKSELEIVQEFLPKALSPEETKKIVIQAIADSGAKTKKDFGLVMKSIMKLNNSVDGKLAKDLANQLLSD
- a CDS encoding ABC transporter permease, whose amino-acid sequence is MRVVNIFYLGLKELISLGRDPILMVLILYAFSVSIYIVAMSLPETLHKAPISIVDEDHSQLSKRIIDAFYLPYFSAPTLITLNEVEERMNSGFDTFSIVIPTKFEQDVLGGRKPIVQLNIDATRVNQALIGNEQVEQIIMTEVMAFLQGHRINKSFQVDVPFRIFFNPNLTESWFGGVMELISNITLLSAILTGAALIREREHGTVEHLLVMPVTPFEIMLSKIWSMALVVMITSFVSLVLIIQMLIGMPVKGSYLLFLTGTFMHLFATTSLGIFLGTMARSMPQFSLLVILVLLPLEILSGAVTPRESMPGWIQNIMLVAPNTHFVMFAQAVLYRGAGLSIVWPQLLSLAVIGAILFSISLTRFRKTLALMT